A genomic region of Candidatus Dormiibacterota bacterium contains the following coding sequences:
- the purQ gene encoding phosphoribosylformylglycinamidine synthase subunit PurQ: MRTGVVVFPGTWSDRDCAHAVLDVLQEPVRFVDHREQTVDRLDLVILPGGFSYGDYLRCGAIARFAPVMEAVTDFANRGGLVLGICNGFQILQEARLLPGALLRNASCEFRCEWVHLRVEQSNSAFTLDCRPGQVLRIPISHGEGNFFADAETLDALEHNGQVVFRYCAADGRVTEASNPNGSLRNIAGISNAHGNVVGLMPHPERACEPLLGSEDGLVLFRSAIHALTRVAV; encoded by the coding sequence TTGAGGACCGGGGTCGTGGTCTTCCCCGGCACCTGGAGTGACCGGGATTGTGCGCATGCGGTTCTCGACGTGCTCCAGGAACCAGTGCGCTTCGTCGATCACCGCGAGCAGACCGTCGATCGCCTGGACCTGGTCATCCTTCCCGGCGGCTTCTCCTACGGCGACTACTTGCGCTGCGGGGCAATTGCCCGCTTCGCCCCGGTGATGGAGGCGGTCACCGACTTCGCCAATCGCGGCGGCCTGGTGCTGGGCATCTGCAACGGCTTTCAGATCCTGCAGGAGGCCCGGCTGCTGCCAGGGGCGCTTCTGCGGAATGCGTCCTGCGAGTTTCGATGCGAATGGGTCCACCTCCGCGTCGAGCAGAGCAACTCCGCCTTCACGCTCGACTGCCGCCCCGGGCAGGTGCTGCGTATCCCGATCTCGCACGGCGAGGGCAACTTTTTCGCCGATGCGGAGACACTGGATGCGCTCGAGCACAACGGCCAGGTGGTGTTTCGCTACTGCGCAGCCGACGGCCGTGTAACCGAGGCGTCGAATCCCAACGGCTCGCTGCGGAACATCGCGGGCATCTCGAACGCACACGGCAACGTCGTCGGGCTGATGCCGCATCCCGAACGGGCCTGCGAGCCGCTGCTCGGCAGCGAGGATGGGTTGGTCCTTTTTCGCTCGGCCATCCATGCGCTCACCCGGGTGGCGGTCTGA
- a CDS encoding phosphoribosylaminoimidazolesuccinocarboxamide synthase, producing the protein MSAIMTTALPLPLHSRGKVRDTYRLNDGELLMVSSDRISAFDVVLPTPIPEKGRVLNQLSLSWFLDTGSLVRNHLAADQAIPSALLEAQPDLDQRSMRVVMAQPIMFECVVRGYISGSGWKDYQRTGSIAGERLPEELRESDRLPEPIFTPATKALTGHDENISRAELANRAGSELAETLERLSLSLYRFGSERALEHGVILADTKFEFGWHDGDVILIDEVMTPDSSRFWDLEEFRPGGPQPSFDKQYLRDYLEQLGWNKQPPAPPLPDEVVAGTSARYLEALRRFSVSYAGRRA; encoded by the coding sequence ATGAGCGCCATCATGACGACGGCATTACCGCTGCCGCTGCACTCGCGCGGCAAGGTCCGCGACACCTACCGCCTCAACGATGGCGAGCTCCTGATGGTGTCGTCGGACCGGATCTCCGCCTTCGACGTGGTGCTGCCGACCCCAATCCCCGAAAAGGGCCGCGTCTTGAACCAGCTCTCACTTTCCTGGTTTTTAGACACGGGCAGCCTCGTCCGCAATCACCTGGCAGCGGATCAAGCGATCCCAAGCGCGTTGCTCGAGGCACAACCCGACCTCGACCAGCGCAGCATGCGCGTCGTGATGGCGCAACCCATCATGTTCGAGTGCGTCGTACGCGGCTATATCTCGGGCTCCGGCTGGAAGGACTACCAGCGCACCGGCTCGATCGCTGGGGAACGGCTGCCGGAAGAGCTCCGGGAGAGCGACCGCTTGCCCGAGCCGATCTTCACGCCGGCGACCAAGGCGCTGACCGGCCATGATGAGAACATCTCACGCGCCGAGCTGGCCAATCGGGCCGGCAGCGAGCTGGCGGAAACCCTCGAACGGCTGAGCCTCTCGTTGTACCGATTCGGGTCCGAACGGGCCCTCGAGCATGGCGTCATCCTTGCCGATACGAAATTCGAATTTGGCTGGCACGATGGGGACGTGATCCTGATCGACGAGGTGATGACGCCGGATTCCTCGCGCTTCTGGGACCTGGAGGAGTTTCGCCCGGGCGGTCCGCAGCCCTCGTTCGACAAGCAGTACCTGCGTGATTACCTGGAGCAGCTGGGCTGGAATAAACAGCCCCCGGCGCCGCCGCTCCCCGACGAGGTGGTCGCCGGCACCAGCGCCCGTTATCTCGAAGCGCTGCGCCGCTTTTCGGTTTCCTACGCGGGACGGCGCGCATGA
- the purL gene encoding phosphoribosylformylglycinamidine synthase subunit PurL: MAVAIDRAQLQAVALNEQEYRAIVRAIGRDPNDLEVGMFGALWSEHCGYKTSKALLRQLPTEGPYVLQGPGENAGAVDIGDGLAVVFKIESHNHPSAIEPYQGAATGVGGILRDVFAMGARPIAILDALRFGPLDSGRGRHLFHGVVAGIGGYGNCFGCPTVGGEVYFDEGYADNPVVNAMCVGLVRHDRLRRASADRAGDVVLLVGADTGRDGIHGATFASVEMNERSAERRPAVQVGNPFLEKLLCEACLRLNELEGVTAIQDLGAAGLTSAASELAHRGRRGIDIDVDRISRREQGMSAYDVMLSESQERMLIVLRPDAEASAREVFDHFELHADRIGTITGTGRMRVRERGALVADVPLKALIDGVPLRTPMATFAEKRPAPVMPAIEEPEAILLDLIASPNLRSRRPIYRTYDHQVQDNTVTGPGFDAALLRVPGTNKGLALTTDGNPRYVALDPYEGTQAAVAEAARNIVCTGARPIAVTNCLNFGNPERPLIFGQLQESVRGLADACRALELPVVSGNVSLYNETSERNIPPTPVIGMVGLLDDLSLRCPAGFQEDGDIVFLLGETREELAGSEYWRLLGAPLEGRPPTVSFEAERRLQAAMLDSIGSGVLRCAHDVSDGGLLIALAESALYGGRGLRCPGIVGPVSREAAYFGESQGRIVVSVAPRRVPELQKLMTKHHVPLQTIGVVGGDDLHVGSDIRISLETLRQAWETAF; the protein is encoded by the coding sequence ATGGCGGTTGCCATCGATCGCGCGCAGCTGCAAGCTGTCGCCCTCAACGAGCAGGAATATCGCGCAATCGTGCGCGCCATCGGGCGTGATCCGAACGACCTCGAGGTCGGGATGTTCGGCGCGCTGTGGAGCGAGCACTGCGGTTACAAGACATCGAAGGCGTTGCTGCGTCAGCTGCCGACCGAAGGGCCATACGTGCTCCAGGGACCCGGTGAGAACGCTGGCGCCGTCGACATCGGCGACGGGCTGGCGGTCGTCTTCAAGATCGAGTCGCACAATCATCCCTCGGCCATCGAGCCCTACCAGGGAGCGGCTACCGGGGTAGGCGGAATCCTTCGGGATGTGTTCGCCATGGGGGCACGCCCGATCGCGATCCTCGATGCGCTGCGGTTTGGTCCGCTTGATTCCGGTCGCGGCCGCCACCTGTTTCACGGGGTTGTCGCCGGCATTGGCGGGTACGGCAACTGCTTCGGCTGCCCTACCGTCGGGGGCGAAGTCTACTTCGACGAGGGCTATGCCGACAACCCCGTCGTCAACGCCATGTGTGTCGGCCTGGTGCGCCACGACCGGCTGCGGCGCGCCAGCGCAGACCGCGCCGGTGACGTCGTGCTCCTCGTCGGCGCCGACACCGGGCGTGACGGGATTCACGGCGCGACCTTCGCCTCGGTCGAAATGAACGAGCGATCCGCGGAGCGCCGTCCCGCCGTCCAGGTCGGGAACCCGTTCCTCGAGAAGCTGCTCTGCGAAGCCTGCCTGCGACTCAACGAGCTGGAGGGTGTCACCGCCATCCAGGACCTGGGCGCGGCGGGCTTGACGAGCGCGGCAAGCGAGCTCGCGCACCGTGGCCGTCGCGGGATCGACATCGACGTCGATCGGATCAGCCGCCGAGAGCAGGGCATGTCAGCCTACGACGTGATGCTGTCCGAGTCCCAGGAACGAATGCTGATCGTGCTGCGGCCGGACGCGGAGGCTTCGGCACGCGAAGTCTTCGACCATTTCGAGCTGCACGCGGATCGCATCGGGACGATTACCGGGACGGGACGGATGCGGGTGCGCGAGCGCGGCGCCCTGGTCGCAGATGTGCCGCTGAAGGCCTTGATCGACGGCGTGCCGCTCCGTACTCCGATGGCCACCTTTGCCGAGAAGCGACCTGCGCCGGTGATGCCCGCGATCGAGGAACCGGAAGCGATCCTGCTCGACCTGATCGCCAGCCCGAACCTGCGCAGCCGCCGCCCGATTTACCGCACCTACGACCACCAGGTGCAGGACAACACGGTAACCGGCCCGGGTTTCGACGCCGCGCTGCTGCGCGTGCCGGGGACCAACAAGGGGTTGGCGTTGACGACCGACGGCAATCCGCGCTACGTCGCCCTCGACCCCTATGAGGGAACGCAAGCCGCCGTGGCCGAGGCCGCTCGCAACATCGTCTGCACCGGCGCGCGCCCGATCGCGGTCACAAACTGCCTGAACTTTGGGAATCCGGAACGGCCGCTGATCTTCGGCCAGCTGCAGGAAAGCGTTCGTGGCCTCGCCGACGCCTGCCGAGCCCTGGAGCTCCCCGTCGTGAGCGGCAACGTCAGCCTCTACAACGAGACCAGCGAACGGAACATCCCGCCGACGCCGGTGATCGGGATGGTGGGCCTGCTCGATGATCTATCCCTCCGCTGCCCCGCCGGGTTCCAGGAAGACGGAGACATCGTCTTCCTGCTTGGCGAGACGCGCGAGGAGCTCGCCGGGAGTGAGTACTGGCGACTGCTGGGTGCCCCGCTCGAGGGCCGGCCACCCACGGTGAGCTTCGAGGCGGAGCGTCGTCTGCAAGCCGCAATGCTCGATTCCATCGGCAGCGGGGTGCTACGCTGCGCCCACGATGTTTCCGACGGAGGCCTGCTGATCGCGCTGGCGGAAAGCGCCCTGTATGGCGGTCGCGGGCTTCGTTGTCCGGGGATCGTCGGGCCGGTCAGCCGCGAGGCCGCCTATTTCGGTGAGTCGCAGGGACGGATCGTCGTCAGCGTTGCCCCTCGCCGTGTTCCGGAGTTGCAGAAGCTGATGACCAAGCATCATGTTCCGCTGCAGACCATCGGCGTGGTTGGTGGCGAC
- the purS gene encoding phosphoribosylformylglycinamidine synthase subunit PurS, whose product MRYRAEVFVTLKPVVNDPAGLTIRGGLHALGFESVTEVRAGKYLVLTIDEADAAQARTRLDEMARQLLANAVIEDYRIELQPIGEPVVAGERPA is encoded by the coding sequence ATGAGATATCGCGCCGAGGTCTTCGTGACGCTCAAGCCCGTCGTCAACGACCCGGCCGGCCTGACGATCAGGGGTGGGCTGCACGCGCTCGGTTTCGAGTCGGTGACCGAGGTTCGCGCCGGAAAGTATCTGGTGCTGACGATCGATGAGGCCGATGCGGCACAGGCTCGAACGCGCCTTGACGAGATGGCGCGGCAGCTCCTCGCCAATGCCGTCATCGAGGATTACCGGATCGAGCTGCAACCGATCGGCGAACCGGTCGTGGCGGGAGAACGTCCCGCTTGA